The DNA region CCACTCTGGGATTTCACCCCACTAACATATTTTTTCAATCTTACAGGAAACCCTGCAGCAACAGTACCTGTAGAAAATTCAAAAAATAATTTACCAATTGGTCTTCAAATAATTGGTCCAATGGAAAATGAATTTGATGTGCTGAATATTTCAAAACAGTTTCAAAATATACTAAAATGGGAATCCAAGAAACCTAACATATGTGTGTAGTAATTAGATATTAATATTGTTAATCTAGAATTCTTGTATTATTATAGAAACAGTAAACTATATATCGATTGAAATTGGAGGAAATTGTGAATATCCCTGATATTAACTTGTTAGATCTTGAAAGAAAACCTGTAAATCTAAAATCATTTGAAGGGAAAAAAACAGTTATTGCATTTTTTCCTGGAGCTTTTACTGGAGGATGTACAGAAGAATTGTGTACATTCCAATCAGACCTAAAGGAATTTGAAGATTTAGGTGTCCAAATAGTAGGAATTTCTGTAGATACTCCTTTCGCATTGACTGGTTGGTCTCAAGCAAATAATATTTCATTTCCCCTTCTAAGTGATTACAAAAAAGAATGTATAAAATTATTTGATGTTGAGTTTGAAGGTCTAGCTGGAATGGATGGGTATATTTCCTCTAATAGAGCAGTATTTATTGCAGATTCTTCAGGTGAAATTACCTATAAATGGGTTGCAGAAAACCCAGGAGTACTTCCAGATTTTGGTGAAATAAAGAATAATCTCTAATATCTTAATGCGGCTGTGGTGAAATGGCAGACACGCATGCCTTAGGAGCATGTGCCGAAAGGCGTGGGGGTTCGACTCCCTTCAGCCGCACCAATATTGAATACGAATTAATGATCCCTAATAGTCTTTGATAATATATTCTTAAATAAAAATCATAAGGGATAAAGTTATGCCTGAATATACATTTAATTCTACAAGTACCAATATCAATTACTTTCATAATGATATTAAATCTGAAAAAGCTATTTTTCTTATACCCGGAGGATGGAGTAGTTGGAGAGGTTGGTCAGATTATTTACAAGATTCTGATCATAGTAAACAATATTCTATCTATGCCATTGACCCTCCTGGTAGAGGGAAAAGTGGAGATTTAGATAATTTTAATATGGATAATCTTGTTCAACCTATGGTTGAACTTATAGAATTTATTAATTCAAAAAATTCATATGTTATTGGACATTCTTATGGGGCACTTATGGCTTGTGAAATAGGAATGAAAATGGGAACTAAACTTAAATCAATACTAGCTGAAGATCCTGGTTGGAGTTTTACATATGAAGATTTAGATGTAAAGGAATGGGGTAATGTTCCCAATATTTTAAGTCAAAAGCCTAATTGGAAAAATTCCCTAGACGCAGTTTATGAATTAAATGGACCAGATAAAGAGAAGTGGAATATAAATTTAATTTTGTGGGCCCTAAATGCTTATGAATCTTCAGATAATAGTTTCAATCTTTTGAATAAAGAATCAACTAATCAAGATTACATAAGAATTTGTAAAAACCTTAATATAAAAACGTATATTGCCAGAGCAAACCCAGAAAAAGGAGGAATGATACCTGATCAAGTTATGGATGAAGTCAAGGATCTTAATCCATTGATTGAATTTCATGAATTTGATACAGGCCATGGAATAAGAAGTGAAAAACCTGAAGATTATCATTTACTTATAGATAAAATGCTAAATTACTAAAATAATATTTTTTTTCCTTATAATATTTCATAAACCAATGATCTTATATCTCTAACTATTTTTCTGATAAAATCTTTTTATGGATTTAGAAGTATTAGCTCAAATAATCACAGGAACAGCAACTCTTATTGTTGCATTTGTCCTTATGTATCAACTTCGCCAGCAACACAAAGATACTGAAATACAAATTAGTATGATGAGTGAAACTCTAAATGAAAGAATACACAATTTTGGTAACTATGATAAAGATTATTCTGAAGTTATTTACAAAGGTCTAAAAATAGAATTTGAAGAATTCAATGATCTTGAAAAATGGAAGTTTGAGCGATGGGCAGGCCTAGTATTTAGAAGAATTGTACAAGATTGGAGATTAGGAAGAGTTAATAGATCCAAACAAGCATATAAAATTGCTTTTAATTCTTTATTTAAGTACAAAGCTTCGCATTATCTTTACCTTAACTTTCAAAGAAAAGCATTAATAGGTTTTGAAAACATTCCAGAGTGGAAAAAAGGTTTATATAAGATAAGTGATGAATGTTTCGAAGACATAACAGGCACAAAACTAAGTAAATAAATAAAAATCACTTTTATTTAATAACCCAATTTCCTGGATTTAATAAGTCTGGATCATCTGTCTTCAATTCTTCTGGAATAGTTGGAACATTACCATCACTAGCATTAATGATATTTTTTAGCTGTTCTTTGTTATCAACGCCTACTAATACTCTAGATATTTCTGGTTTAGAAATCATATATCTAATAGATGCTTCTAGGGGTGACAATTTATTATCAGTAAGCCATTCATACCAAAATTTCCACAAGTTACTCCATCTATCAAAATATTTTGGTCTTTTATCCATATCCATTAATAATAGACCTTGTAAAAAAACAGAACGAGTGTGAATTTCAATTCCTCGAGAATATAATTTATTTAATAATCCATTATTAATTAAACGGTTATCTAAGATATTCATTGGTAATTGAATAATGTCTATGTCAAATCTTTCAATTATCTTTATTAGTTGATTATCAATGTAAGCTGAAAAACCAATTTTTTTTACTAAACCTTGTTCTTTTAGTATTTGAAGTTTATTGAAAATCATTTCTCCACCTGGTTTCAATAGGTCTTCACCATGATGGACTAAAAATGCATAAAGTGATTTTTGTTTTAGTAATTTTAAAGAGTGGTCTAAGTCATTAATTACTAAATTCGCTTCATTTTCATTAATAATGTCTTGTTCGAAGGCTCGACTTTTAGTCACAATATCAAAATCTACAGTATTTACATTCCCTAATACTTTTTCGCTAGACCCATAAAGTTGAGCTGTGTCAATTAAAGTTATTCCACTTTTACGAGCTAAATTTACAATTTTAAGCACTTCATTTTGCTCAACTTTTATACCAGAATTAATACCATAATCCATGCCAAATTGAACTGTCCCTAGAGCTAGTTTTGTCATAAATATAAATCTTCCATACTCATCAATTATATTCTTTAGATTTTATCTTTCAGTATAATAATTAAAAAATTAATTCAAATTATATGTCTATTTTACTAATAACAGATACTCAGCTTGGAATGGCACTTAAGAATATCAAATTTGGAAGATGGACTAAAAAAGCGCTAGATTGGAAAAAAGATCTAGATCCATCAGAAAAAGAAATTGAAAACTTAAATAAATTCATTCAATTTTCAAATAAACATAATCCAGATTTCATTATTCATACTGGTGACATCATTAACGAAATTGATAAACCTAGCGACCTTTCTAACTACAAATCATTAGTAAATAAAGTTGAACATAAAATTAATCATGTTCCTGGTAATCATGATGTTGGAATTGATTCTGACAACTTATCAGTAGAAGGATTAAATTTTTACTCTAAAAATTTTGGAAAAGATTTCTATAATTTGCAATGGAATGATTTTCAGCTATTTTTTTTGAATAGTTCGAAGTTTATTAATTATGAAAATAAAGAATTTTATAAAGATCAAATAGATTTTATAAAGCAAACCCTTAAGGGATTTTCCTCAAGTCAAAGAATTATAATATTTATGCATCACCCTCCCTATATTAATCCAAAAGATATACTTCCCTCTCATGAAGAACTTATATATAGTAAAGATCTATCATATTGGATATTTGAAGAAAGTATTAATAAAGAATTCTTTGAATTATTTAAGAATCATAAGCTTGAGTATATTTTCACAGGTCATTTACATATTAATTTAGAAACTTCTTATTACGAAACTAAAATCATTACTACTTCTGCACTAGGTTTGCCTTTAGGAGCAGACCCTTCAGGTTATAGAATTCTAGATTACAAAGAAGGTAAATTATCTTATAAATTTTATCCTATATGATATTTGACCATAACCTTATCTAAATAATTTAAAGAGTAAGAAATAATTAATTATTTGTAGAAAATTGATTATTTTTCAATTCTTCTAATCTAATATCATAAATTTCTTGAGGACTATTTATAATCAAAAAATCAGCATAATCTGTTATGGGTCCTTCAGGGAAAAAACCAACTGGAGCTGGAGAATTTGGATCTT from Dehalococcoidia bacterium includes:
- a CDS encoding aldo/keto reductase: MTKLALGTVQFGMDYGINSGIKVEQNEVLKIVNLARKSGITLIDTAQLYGSSEKVLGNVNTVDFDIVTKSRAFEQDIINENEANLVINDLDHSLKLLKQKSLYAFLVHHGEDLLKPGGEMIFNKLQILKEQGLVKKIGFSAYIDNQLIKIIERFDIDIIQLPMNILDNRLINNGLLNKLYSRGIEIHTRSVFLQGLLLMDMDKRPKYFDRWSNLWKFWYEWLTDNKLSPLEASIRYMISKPEISRVLVGVDNKEQLKNIINASDGNVPTIPEELKTDDPDLLNPGNWVIK
- a CDS encoding metallophosphoesterase — protein: MSILLITDTQLGMALKNIKFGRWTKKALDWKKDLDPSEKEIENLNKFIQFSNKHNPDFIIHTGDIINEIDKPSDLSNYKSLVNKVEHKINHVPGNHDVGIDSDNLSVEGLNFYSKNFGKDFYNLQWNDFQLFFLNSSKFINYENKEFYKDQIDFIKQTLKGFSSSQRIIIFMHHPPYINPKDILPSHEELIYSKDLSYWIFEESINKEFFELFKNHKLEYIFTGHLHINLETSYYETKIITTSALGLPLGADPSGYRILDYKEGKLSYKFYPI
- a CDS encoding alpha/beta hydrolase translates to MPEYTFNSTSTNINYFHNDIKSEKAIFLIPGGWSSWRGWSDYLQDSDHSKQYSIYAIDPPGRGKSGDLDNFNMDNLVQPMVELIEFINSKNSYVIGHSYGALMACEIGMKMGTKLKSILAEDPGWSFTYEDLDVKEWGNVPNILSQKPNWKNSLDAVYELNGPDKEKWNINLILWALNAYESSDNSFNLLNKESTNQDYIRICKNLNIKTYIARANPEKGGMIPDQVMDEVKDLNPLIEFHEFDTGHGIRSEKPEDYHLLIDKMLNY
- a CDS encoding redoxin domain-containing protein: MNIPDINLLDLERKPVNLKSFEGKKTVIAFFPGAFTGGCTEELCTFQSDLKEFEDLGVQIVGISVDTPFALTGWSQANNISFPLLSDYKKECIKLFDVEFEGLAGMDGYISSNRAVFIADSSGEITYKWVAENPGVLPDFGEIKNNL